The Haloarcula sp. DT43 genome includes a region encoding these proteins:
- a CDS encoding proteasome assembly chaperone family protein, with translation MAVEQPNQASFEITHEKAPSESVIAGFSSFGLAGLTAVDYLTDQLGLSQTGHITTRKLPSITPFENGTPRHHTRLFSRPEGDVTVLVNELFVPVWAADSLSEAVLEWADASGVQEITILSGVPVPHGPEQHRTYYVATEDYQAAHLQDTNVEPMGSGFLDGVNASLIGQGIDSPLRVGVLLTPAHAQVPDVEAALRLIDTLKHVFDIDIDTSALEGFAAEIEQYYRELAARLEDVDRDHVAEDRMFM, from the coding sequence ATGGCAGTCGAACAACCGAATCAAGCATCGTTCGAGATCACCCACGAGAAAGCGCCGTCAGAATCAGTCATCGCCGGATTCTCGTCCTTTGGACTCGCCGGACTGACCGCCGTCGATTACCTCACTGACCAGCTCGGACTCTCTCAGACGGGACACATCACCACTCGAAAACTCCCGTCAATCACACCGTTCGAAAACGGAACCCCTCGCCACCACACCCGTCTATTCTCCCGCCCGGAGGGCGACGTGACCGTACTGGTCAACGAACTGTTCGTGCCGGTCTGGGCTGCTGATTCCCTCTCGGAGGCGGTACTCGAATGGGCGGATGCCAGTGGTGTCCAGGAGATCACCATCCTTTCGGGCGTCCCCGTCCCTCATGGTCCAGAACAACACCGGACGTACTACGTGGCGACTGAAGACTATCAAGCGGCACACCTACAAGATACGAATGTAGAACCGATGGGAAGTGGATTTCTGGATGGCGTGAACGCGAGTCTCATTGGTCAGGGAATCGACTCTCCACTCCGTGTCGGCGTCCTCCTGACGCCGGCCCATGCCCAGGTGCCGGACGTCGAAGCTGCACTTCGACTGATAGACACCCTCAAACATGTCTTCGACATCGATATCGACACAAGTGCGCTCGAGGGTTTCGCAGCAGAGATAGAACAATACTACCGCGAGCTTGCAGCGCGCCTTGAGGACGTCGACCGAGATCACGTCGCCGAAGATCGGATGTTCATGTGA